From one Mytilus edulis chromosome 1, xbMytEdul2.2, whole genome shotgun sequence genomic stretch:
- the LOC139480898 gene encoding regucalcin-like: MPIEVVRKNACSTIGEAPHWDEDSQCLFFVDICANSVHRWNAVTGVEQNIVLDNTVGFVVPWTKGGVIVGLGKTLTHLDWNIEKTTLLHEVDDGLDNRFNDGKCDPRGRIWAGTMGNGKDLALIPKEKGSLYSLDTDGTIKKHVENITISNGIAWSPDNKTMYYIDSVPGVVYAFDYDIDNGTICRQRTIAEFEKGPFGSPFPDGMTIDTDGMLWIACFFGGRVMRMDPETGKQISTVEMPAKRITSCCFGGTKNDELYVTCCVEEDAEKFPLTGSVFKVTGLGVKGFPCYIYTGKCLTTETETIIAETETQSNR; this comes from the exons ATGCCGATTGAAGTAGTTAGAAAAAATGCATGCAGTACAATAGGTGAAGCACCTCATTGGGACGAAGATTCACAATGCTTATTTTTTGTTGACATCTGCGCTAATAGTGTACATAGATGGAACGCTGTCACTGGTGTTGAACAGAACATTGTTTTAG ATAACACCGTCGGATTCGTTGTTCCATGGACGAAAGGGGGTGTTATTGTTGGTCTTGGAAAGACTCTTACACATTTGGATTGGAACATTGAGAAGACTACACTATTGCATGAAGTTGATGATGGACTTGACAACAGATTCAATGATGGCAAATGCGATCCGCGCGGTAGGATATGGGCAG GCACAATGGGTAACGGGAAAGATCTGGCTCTAATACCAAAGGAAAAGGGATCTCTGTATTCTCTAGACACGGATGGGACAATAAAAAAGCACGTTGAAAATATCACTATTTCCAACGGAATAGCATGGTCACCTGACAACAAGACTATGTACTATATTGACTCTGTACCAGGAGTTGTATATGCATTTGACTATGATATTGATAACGGGACAATCT GTAGGCAAAGAACTATAGCTGAATTTGAAAAAGGTCCATTCGGATCACCATTTCCAGACGGAATGACAATCGACACTGATGGCATGTTATGGATAGCATGTTTCTTTGGTGGAAGGGTGATGAGAATGGATCCTGAAACAG gaAAACAAATCAGTACAGTTGAAATGCCTGCAAAGCGAATTACATCTTGTTGTTTCGGTGGTACAAAGAATGATGAGTTATACGTTACATGTTGTGTTGAAGAAGATGCTGAAAAATTTCCACTAACAGGATCTGTATTCAAAGTGACTGGGCTGGGAGTAAAAGGTTTTCCTTGCTACATATACACAGG TAAATGTCTTACCACTGAAACAGAAACTATTATCGCGGAAACAGAAACTCAAAGCAATCGTTAA